AGATGCTATTGCTTGGTGAATAACTAAAGGAGCGTCGCCGGTATTTGTGAAATTGAATACACATGACACAACTGGGCTGTTTTCAGAAAAAGTTCCAAAGTTGTGTGATGTCTTATCAAATTTGATTTCCGCATTTTTTTGAGCTGAAGCATAGCTGATCCCTAAGCTTAACATGGCGATAAAAAATAATATTTTCTTCATTGTTTTTTGCTTTTAATTGATTTATAATAGGCAAAAGTAGGGCTTTTTTTTAGAAATAATGCTGTATCTTTGCCAAATAGTATTAAACAACCGACAAAGATCTTCAATAGAATTGAAACTATGATAATAAGAATAAAAAAAAGCATTTTCTTTTTTTCTTCTCTGCTACTCTTGTGTTTTTCATGTACAATGAAGAATGAAAAAACACAATCCGGACTAAATCCTAAAGCGTTTCATGCGGATGTAAACGGGCAACTTACTAATCTTTTTGTGCTTAAAAATAGATATGGAATGGAAGTTTGCATAACTAACTATGGAGCTAGAGTCGTTTCTGTAATGGTACCTGATAGGGATGGTAAGATGGAGGATGTAGTGTGTGGCTTTCCGAATATAGAAGAATATATGAATATTAAGCAAAACTTCGGAGCAACCATTGGTCGCTATATCGGTCGTATTCTTAATGCTCGTTTTATTCTTAATGGACATACTTACCATTTGCTTGCTAATACAGGAAAGCATTGCGCTCACGGTGGTGATCCTGGTTTTGCTGCGAGGATTTGGCAGGCTGAAAAGCTAGATGAGAATTCATTAAAACTAACTTATTTTTCTCCTGATGGCGAAAATGGATTTCCCGGTAATCTTATTGTGCGAGTATTTTATACAATAACGGATGCTAATGAGTTGGATATTCGTTATGAAGCTACAACAGATAAACCGACAGTGGTTAATCTATCTAACCATTCATTTTTTAATCTTTCAGGAAATTTTAGTACGACTGTTGAAGATCAATATTTAATGATAAATGCAGATGACTATACACCTTATGATTCTGCTAAATGCGTCACCGGAGAGATTCTTCCGGTAAAAAATACGCCATTAGATTTTAGAATACCTTCACGTATAGGAGCCCGAATAGATGAAGATTGGATGCAGTTGAACATCACTCATGGATATGACCATAATTGGGTGTTAAATGCGAAAGGAGATAATTCTAAATTGGCGGCTTCTCTTATGGATGAAAAGAGTGGACGTACTCTTGAAGTATATACTACCGAACCAGGTTTGCAGATTTATACAGCAAATGGCTTAAAGGGCAATATTGTGGGTAAAAAAGAGGTGGCTTATAAGAAACGTTGTGCTATTTGTTTGGAAACACAACACTTTGCTGATAGCCCTAATAAACCCCAATTTCCTTCTACTACCCTCTTGCCGGGAGATACTTATCGTAGTCATACTGTTTATCGTTTTGGAATATTAAATGACTAGATCCCTTTTTTTTAAGTCAGCCCGTTACTTTTCAAAAAGCAACGGGCTGACTTAAAAAAAGGATGATCGATACAGGCTTTTTCTCTTTTAGATAACCTGCTCTATCTGCTATTTATGTTTCAGGCTTTCATTTATTGTTTCGATGTAATTAAGTATTTCATCTCTTCCTAATCGGGTTTCGGATGAGGTAATGAAGTGAGGGGGAAGTTCTTCCCACTGTTCTTTAAGTTTACGCAAGTACATATTTATATTATGTCGTATTTTCCCACCTTTAAGTTTATCTGTTTTTGTGAAGACAATAGAGAAAGGTATACCATTTTCACCAAGCCATTCCATGAATTCTAAATCTATTTTTTGAGCTTCCAATCGGCTATCAATCAGTAGAAAGAGATTAGTCATTTGCTCACGCTCCAATATATAATCTTCTATGATGGTGCGGATTTGTTCTTGTCCTTTTACACCTCTACGAGCATATCCATAGCCAGGTAAATCTACAAGATACCAATCTTCGTTGATGATGAAGTGATTGATCAGCATTGTTTTTCCCGGAGTAGCAGATGTCATTGCCAATCCTTTACGGGCAGTGAGCATGTTTATTAAACTGGATTTTCCAACATTAGAACGGCCGATAAACGCATATTCGGGCATGTTCCCAACCGGACATTTCTGTATATCAGTGTTACTTATTACAAATTCAGCACTTTTTATTTCCATGTTCTTATTTAATTTGTTATATTTTTTGTTTTTATCGAAGCGATCCATAATCCTGCGAATGTTAGCATGCCGTTGAGCATCAACATTTCGTATCCGAACTGATAGCCTGTTTGTTGTTTTACAATGTAATCAATGAGGCAACATAATAAAGGCGAAACGATTGCGATAAATGGTACAAAGTAATCATTTGTTTTTCTCTTGGTGAAAAGTCCGAAAGAAAACATGCCTAATAGAGGACCGTAAGTGTAGGATGCAATAATATAAATGGCATCGATTACACTTTTATCATTAAACAAGCGGAATAGGCAAATGAAGATTACGAGTATTATAGAGAAGAGTATGTGTACTTTGTTGCGTTTTTGACGAGCTATTTTTTCCGTTTCTTTTTCTGTGCCAAGGATATCAATACAAAAACTGGTAGTCATGGCGGTTAACGCGGAATCAGAGTTACTAAATGCCGCTGCTACCACCCCTATGGTAAAAAGCACTAAAACGGTTTCTCCTAAATATCCTTGTGTAGCAAACATCGGAAGTATTTCATCATTTATGGCAGGCAACTCTATCCCTGTTTTTCCGGCTAAGGCTATGAGGAGAATACCTAAGCACATAAATAGAAAGTTTAAAGGGATAAAAGAGAACCCATAACAATACATGTTTTTTTGGGCTTCTTTTAGGTTGCGGCAAGAAAGATTTTTCTGCATCATATCTTGATCTAACCCTGTCATCACAATAACGATGAAAATGCCACTAATAAATTGCTTGAAGAAGTTTTGTCGAGATACCCAGTCGTCAAAGACTAATATGCGACTATATTTACTTTCATTTATGGTTTGTATGACCTCTGAGAAGTTAACCCCTAACTTGTTAATGGTGAAAAAAATGATGCAAATAAGGGCAGTTATGAGACAGAAGGTCTGTAGAGTATCTGTCCATACTATAGTTCGGATGCCACTTTTATGCGTATAAATCCATACTAATGTTACGGCACCTGCTGCAATGATCCAAAAGGGGATAGCAAACTGTTGAAATACATATGTATATAAGATGAGGCATACTAAATAAAGCTTTGCTGCAGTGCCAAGCATTCGGGAGAGTAAAAAGAATATAGATCCTGTGCGGTATGCTCTTATCCCTATACGCGTTTCTAAGTAGGTATATATACTCGTCAGATTAAGCTTATAATATATGGGTAGAAGTACATGAGCTACAACAAGATAACCAAAAAAGAAGCCAAAAACTGTCTGCATATAAGTCATATCCATTCCTCTTACCATCCCAGGCACAGAGATAAAGGTTACTCCCGATATAGATGCGCCAATCATACCAAAGGATACAACGTACCATGGAGATTTATTTTCTCCTTTAAAAAATATGGCATTTGAACCACCTTTTTTGCTAGTGATACGGGCTATGATAAGTAATGCGGTAAAATAACAGATTATAGTGATCAATATCATGACAGGCATGTTTTGCTGCAAAGATAGTACTTATTTTGCAAATGCTCATTTGTAATTCGTAATTGATTGTTATCTTTGCCTCGTCTAAAAACAGAGTTACAGATTATCAATAATTCGAATGTGCAGTGAATCAACAATATTCTTCCTTACTTTTAGAGAAAGCTGTTAATGAGTTTGCTAAATTGCCTGGAATAGGTAAAAAAACCGCAATGCGTTTAGTTCTACACCTACTCAGGCAAGATGCATCTACCGTAGAAGCTTTTGGTAATTCTATCATTACGTTAAAGCATGAAGTGAAATATTGCAAGGTTTGCCATAATATTTCTGATACAGAGATTTGTCAGATTTGTGCCAATTCACAAAGAGATGCTTCTACGATATGTGTGGTGGAAAATATACGCGACGTAATGGCTGTAGAAGCTACTCAGCAATATAAAGGACTTTATCATGTTTTGGGAGGTGTAATCTCCCCAATGGATGGGGTAGGGCCTGGTGATCTTCAAATACAAAGTCTTATTGATCGTGTCTCCGCAGGAGGTGTCAATGAAGTGATTTTAGCTTTGAGTACTACTATGGAGGGTGATACAACAAATTTCTTTATTTATCGTAAATTGGAACAATCAAGGGTTAAACTAACTGTAATAGCTCGTGGAATTTCTATAGGAGATGAATTGGAATACACTGATGAGGTTACTCTGGGGCGTAGTATTGTTAATCGTACTTCATTTGATGGTAAAATGTAAATTTATGGAACAAAAAATAAAACACGTAACTAAACTTCTTCGAATTCAATATTTGCTTTTTTTATTATTACCTGTTTTGCAGGTTGTAGCTAATGAGTGTGATTGGCTTGATGTAGGGGGATATGCTGATAATGTTCTTGCTCGTTATTATTTAGAGTCGGCAACGATCATATTGTCTATTGTGTCTATCCCACTTGCTTTGAAGTTATTTAGTCTGGTTCTGAAGAAGAGAATTAGCAGCGAAAAATCTTCTCTTGTAGCCATAAAGAAATATTTATGGTGGAGTGGTATACGGTTATTAATTTTAGAAATAGCTGTGCTTTTTAGTTTTGAAGTTTATTATCTTACACTTAGTAATGTTGGCGGACTTTGTGCTTTAATAGGACTGACTGCATCTGTCTTTTGTTTGCCAAGTGAAAAACGTCTACGTGAAGAGATGAATATATATTAAATTTTAGTGTAAATTTTCTGTTATAGATGAAAAAATCTTATCTAGTTGATGATCGTATCTTTCTTCGGGCAATTGAACCAGAAGATCTTGATATAATTTATGAGATGGAAAATAATCCCTCTTTTTGGAGTATTACCAATCTTACCGTTCCTTATTCGCGTTATGTGATTAAAGAATACATTGCGAATACTCAATCTGACATGTTCGCTGATAAACAATTACGGTTAATGATTGTGTGCAAGGAGGGAAACAAAGTAATTGGTACCATTGATATTACAGATTATGTTCCTCTGCATGGACGTGGAGGAGTGGGAATAGCCATTCTTGAAGAGTTTCGCAATCAAGGGTTGGCTTTTGATGCTATGAATTTGTTGTGTGAATATGCTTTTAATTTTTTGCATATGAAACAATTGTATGCTCATATTCCTTCTGAGAATGAAGCAAGCCTGAATTTATTTACTTCGTGTGGTTTCGTTCGAAGCGGTTTACTTAAAGAATGGTTGCACACAGATGACAATACCTATGCAGATGTTGTTTTGATGCAATACATTAATCCGAATAGTTAAATAGTTAGCTTATTTAGTTTAATGATGGGATTTGTGGAAAACGGGACCATGTCTCATATTTACTTCCTAGCTTTATCAAGGACTTTTTCCACAAATTATTTGTTTTTTCACTTAACAAACTTTGCCTGTCACTTTTACCAATAAGCCATGTGTTCTCTTCTATTTCTTGGTGGAGTTGTCCTAACTCCCAGCCGGAATATCCTAAGAAGAAACGTATGACTCCTTTTATTGGATTTCCTTCCAATATATATTTTTTCACTATATCAAAATCCCCATTTAGGAATAAGCCTTTGCTTATAGGAAGAGCATCTGGTAGATCCTGAAATGTATGGAGATAGAATAGCGTGTCTGTAGCTAATGGCCCCCCTTTATATATAGGAATATTTTCTATGTCTTGAAAATCTTTAATAACATCATTCAGTAATAATGGGATTTCTTTATTCATCACAAGCCCCATACTACTCTCATTGGTATGATCAATGAGTAGAATAACAGAACGACCAAATGTGTCATCAAGTAGGAAAGGTTCTGATATTAGAATTTTTCCTCGTGCAGGTGGTACGTTGTTTGATTCTATTTTGAATATGTCTGTATTAATCTTCATGCCTCTAATATATAACAATTTTATGAGAGGCAAAATATTTAGATGTTTTTTTTGATTAATCCTTTCGCTTTATTAAAAAATTGGATGGTTCTTTTGAAATATAGTCATTCTTTCATCCAATTGTTGATATTGATGATCTTTAATGAATGAGGTGCAAGCTCGTAATCCTTCTTGTTGGCTTCCTGTTGTAGTAAGAGAAATGGCACTGACACCATAATACATTAATTCTTTAGTCAATTCTCCGCCAGTCATTCCCGGATAGCCTATGGTAAAATAGAAGCCGTCAGCAATAGGATTGCCTAAGTCGTTGTCATAAACTAGGTGAAACCCGTGTCGTAAAAAAATCTCTTTAAGTCTTCTGGCCCGTTCTCCATAGACCTTAACTTCCTCCAAAAAATGATATTCTCCGTTATTAGCAGCCTTTAAAATAGCAGCTAGTGCGTATTGTGCAGAGTGGCTTGTGCCCGAAGATAGTGCATATAAAATACGGTGGATAAAGATAGAACCAAAAGTTCCACCATTGTAGCGTTTGGTTAATCCTGGATAATTACGATGGTAGAGACTATTCGAAATACAACTAACTCCAATACGTTGGCCTGCATAGCTAAATGCTTTGGAACCGGAAATAAGAAGTATATAATTATCGGTATAGTGAGCTACTGAAGCTTGATAAGGCGGTTTAAAAGGAGTGCCAAGATCTTTTCGAAAATCCATCGCGAAATAGGCTAGATCTTCAAGTATGATAGTGTCATACTGGGTAGCTAGTTGCCCAATGATTTCTAATTCTTTCTCTTTGAGACAAATCCAGCTAGGATTATTAGGATTAGAATATACAATTGCTGATATATTTCCTTTCTTAAGATAGCTTTCTAGCTTCTCTTTAAGTTTTTCTCCTCGAAACTCATAGACATCAAAAGTTTCATGTTTTACCCCCATGACAAGTAGTTGTTGCTTTTGTACCGGGAATCCGGGATCAATAAAAAGAATCGTATCTTTCTTTTCATCACACTGACTGCAAGCTAAAAAAGAAGCAAATGTACCTTGCATAGATCCTGTCACAGGTACACAGCCTTCCGGTTCAATGTCTACGTTTATAAATGCTTTCACAAATTTGGACGCTTCTTCTTTAAGTTGAGGCAACCCGTTGATATCAGGGTAAAGGCTTGCTACCCCTTCTTTTAAAGCATTGATTTCCGCTTTTATCCCAATGGCAGAAGGAGGTAGTCCGGGAACACCCATTTCCATTTTTATAAATTCTATACCCGAATTAGCTTCTGCTTCAGCAGCAATAGCTTTTACCTCACGTATAGTAGCTTTAGAAAAGTCGGTTATTTCATATTTGTGGATAGCTTTGTCTACAAATTCACGGTTAATAGGAGTTTTATTCATGATTTTCTTACCAAGTATTATATTTAATGATAGCAAATGTATATCATAATCTCCTAATAATCATAGAATAAGAAAAATTTTATAGATAAAATTGATTTTTTTTTGGTCTATCTATTGCAGATATGGCAAAAATATCTACCTTTGCATCCGCAATCAGAAATGATGCACTATCTTGGTTCGGTAGTTCAGTTGGTTAGAATACATGCCTGTCACGCATGGGGTCGCGGGTTCGAATCCCGTCCGGACCGCTTCTATAAAGAAGTAAATTTTTAAAAAGCTCTGTAATCATAAAATTACAGAGCTTTTTGTTTTATTGTATCGCAACCTATATCATGGATCATAGGATCATACCGAAATGCTGGGATCATACCGAAATCCTGAGGGATTGTCCTGTTAAGCATAAATTTTAGATAATCTGAATAAGAAGAATGCCACATCCCTGACTCCTCTGAGTTGTGCTCTGAATTGCTTTATTTTTGCATTAAAAGATTCGCTTGCCGCATTAGTTGCACGATTCTTGAAGAAAGCTACGATTCTTAAGTAATGCGTTTGTATGGTTCTTGCCACTGTACCAAAGGATAGAAATCCAGATTTATCAACCTGATCGTACCAGCGAGCCAGTTTGGTTAATGCCACATCAGCATGCGTGGACTGATGATAAATGAGTCCTAAGCGCATACTTAAATAGTATGCCTTTTTGATGTCCGGGTATTCTTTAAACAAAACAGCTGCACGCTTACTTTGAGAACTACTCCAGGCTGTCTCTTTCTTAAATAACAAATAACGGCTTCTGACAAGCAGTTGTTTTTTGGTATCTCCATTCTCCAATATCAAAGGTTTGTACTGCATTCCACAAGCCTTAGCATGGCTAATCTCTATATTTTCTTTATCCATAGCTTCCCAACGTGCTTTAATACGCATTTCCTGTACGGCTTCAAAGGCCAATTGCTGTACATGAAAACGATCGACCACTTGCTTGGCGCAGGGGAAACAGATACGCGCAATCTGATGCATGTTCGAAGCCATGTCTAAGGTAATCTCACGAACTTGAAAACGACGTCTGCGCGATAGCTGAAGCAATACAGCCGAGACTGTTTGCACATCCGTCCCTTTAATCATAGCAATAATGCTTCCTTTCTTTCCTTTAGCTTCCTTATTTATTAGAATAGTGTATAACTCTCCACGAGAAAGCCTTGTTTCATCTAGCCCTACATGAGCACCTATATTCTTTTCAAACAAGATCCAATCTTCTGCATGGGGAAGTTGATCCCAGCATCTGTAATTGCTCAGATGATTTTTATATTGCGATTCAAGTTGCTTGGCATCCAAACCATAGTGATCGGCCAATGAACTGATGCTAATGGCGCGAGAGTCGATCCATAGCTTTTAAAAAAGACGCAAATTCACAGGAGATTTGCGTGCCTTGAGCCATTAATAACCAATTACGGGATACGTATTTTTCTTTGCTGTGGTTATACCATCTGTGTTTCTTTATAAAAAGGATACAGCTACGTTCACGCATAAGATAATCATGCATACGTACTTCTTCGTAGAACCCTTTACTTTCAAGCTTATCCTGATGATATTCTTCAGGAGGATTATTTTTCTCCTCAAAATAGATTTCAACTTTATCAGAAAGTTCATTGAAACGAACCATATCGAAGTAATCAAACATCCCATCGGGAAAGATGAAGCGAAGGAAAGTATCGTAATTCATATCCTGTTTTTCAGGCAAAGATATAATATTTAAGATAAACGCCCCTCAGGATTTCGGTATGATCCATTTTACCTACCCCAGCAAAAAATCCCATAAAAACGCAGATAAAAAAGGCTAATCCCTGGGACTTTCCATTTCTCACAAAAAGTCCCACTTTTAGGATTCTTTCTCTCTGAATTTCAGTTTTTTACCTATCGACAAAATGAACTCTTAATAGTAATTTTGTAACCAGAAAAAAGAGTTTATTATGAGATTTAAGAAAAGTACCTTTAATGTGAACTTTCTACTTAGAAAGCACAAAATGTTGAAAAACGGAGAAGCACCCATATGTATGCGCATCTCTGTGAATTGTCGGGCGGTAGATATTTCTATCAAACGAAGTGTAGCCCCTGAAAGTTAGTTGGAATCAAACGAGAGAATATTGTACTTCCACTGTTAAGGTAGGCAAAGAACTCAACCGTTATATCGATACGATGAGGGCAAAGGTTCTCCAAATTCATCGGGAGTTGGAGATAGACGGTGTTCGTGTTACGGCTGACGCTATCAGGGATAAATTATACGGTTGGGACGAATCAGAAAAGACCCTCGTAGAAGTTTATGCAGAAGATAATAAGCGATGCCGTGCCTTAATCTGAAAGGAGTTCTCGGCTTCGACCGTTGAGAAATTCGATACTTTGTTGAATGTGTTGAAAAATTTCATCAAACATTCCACGAAAAAGGAAGATATTCTACTAAAGGAAGTCAATCGTATATTCATTCAAGATTTTGAGTTTTACCTGAAAGCGGAACGGAATTTGCAACACAATTCGGCATTGAAACACCTGAAAAACCTAAAGAAGATTGTCCGTATTGCCCTTGCCAACGAATGGATAAAGAAAGACCCATTTATGGGAATCCAGTTCAAACACGACAAAGTTGATGTCGAATTTTTAAGTCAGGAAGAATGGGAACGGATAATGACGAAGGAATTTACTATCAAACGGCTTGAAGTGGTTCGGGATATTTTTTGTTTTTGTTCGCTGACTGATCTTGCATTTATTGATGTGAAACAACTAAATCCGTCCCACTTGGTAGCCGATAACAACGGTACATTGTGGATTCGCAAACCTCGCCAGAAAACTGGTAACATGTGTAACATTCCATTAATCAATTCCGCAAAGGCTGTTTTAGAAAAATATAAAGGCCACCCCGAATGTGTAAAAAATAACGTTTTATTACCCGTTTTGAGTAATCAGAAGATGAATAGTTATCTGAAGGAAATTGCAGACTTGTGTTTGATTACTAAGAAATTAAGCACTCACGTAGCCCGCCATACGGCAGTCACGGTTGTATTTTTAGCCAATAATGTATCCATCGAAAATGTGGCTAAAATGCTCGGTCATTCCTCCACGAAAATGACACAACATTATGCTAAAGTATTGGATAGTTCTATCCTTCGGGATATGCAATTTGTGGACGCTAAGTTTGGTTAAGGGATTTATTTCCAACACAAAACAAGAAAAGCCAGCCTTAAAAACTCGCTTTTCTTGTTTTTAGATTTATTCTTCCTCCCGCCACGACTTCTCGAAATTATCTTCCAATAATTTCAGGATGTCGGATTGGCGATACAGAATTTTCCCTGATATCTGTATATAACTGATAACTCCATAATCCCGCCAGTCTTGCAAAGTGCGGGTGCTTAGCCGAAGCAATTTGCTGACTTCGTTATTCGACAGATACTTTTCATCATTCAAATGTGGTGTTCTTCTTTTGAATGCTTCTCCAATCGCTTCCTGCAATTCGTCCAATGTTCGGAATAAGGATGCTACAACTTTGGATTTCTTATCTACTATCTCCATATACAGTTTAATCGCCTAAAGAAGATAGGTGTAGAACATCCAGTTTTACATCATAGCTGATTGCCGTCCGTTTCAAGTTGTAATTGATAAAATATCCATCTTCATCTTCCTGAATCTCATAAGTTGCAGGGCTTGCCTGTCGGCTCGTTTCGTTTATGTGGATGATACTCAACATATACTGTTCTCCATCCCGATAGATGATAACTGTCGGATTCAAGTTTACACTTTCCCAGTTCCCCGACAAAGCGTTTAAGTCAAGTGATACTCCTTTCATTTTCTGCTTTGTTTTGAGGTTAGGGAATTGTTGAGAAGCTTTTCAACATCCGATGTCTTGTAGTAGCATTTGCTGTTGACCTGTGAGAAAGAAATCTTGCCGTTATTGCGGTAGTACTGTAATGTTCTTTTCGATATGCCCAGAAGAGTAGAAACGTCCTGATTATCGAGCCACTTACTGTTGGTTTGGTCTATTCCGCACCATTGTTTAATCTGTTTGGCAAAGGCTTCGAAGCGTTCTTTTATATGTTCGAAAATCTTGCCTTCTATTGCTATTACTTCCATATCAATACTGTTTTAATGTTATTACTTAAATCGGTCTCATTGCAATGATTTACCGACAAAGAAAAGCATTATATAGATTGATTTTCAGAAGTTTGATGCGGTGGCTGGAAGTGGAAGCGAGTGGCGTAGGACACAGATATATCATTGAAGATAAAAAATGAAAGCGAACCATATCAGATCCGCTTTCATTGCTTTTAAATTAAATAAATTCATAATTTAGCTTGTATGGCATGGATTACAACAATAGTAGCAACCGTTTATGTTTCTATACGGATACAAGCTTTTAGCCTTAATTACTGCATCTCTGCAGTTACTGAATATACCTAGATAAATTCTATTCGATTCATAAGGTAAATATCTACAATCTTCATTATGAACTTCATAATCACCATTTGCCTGTTGATTGTTATTTAAATAATATTTTTTCATTTTTTATTTATACTGTGTTATTAATCGTATTGCTCTGACAAGCAAAGCATTTTTAATCACTTCGGCTTAAATTTCACCTCTTTAAGCTATTTCTGCCACCCAATATCCTGCTGCTGCAGTGAGGAATATTTTATTACGTAATCGTTATTTCATAGGCTATTTTTATTTATTGTTCAACACTTCAGACTCTTTAAGGCTAGTCTATTTCTCCCCTCTAACACCTTTAAACTTTCCCCCTGTCGTTTTTACATCTATAAAACGACCTGTATTTGTGTCACGTTTGACATACAAACCTGTTTTGGGGTTGAATACTTGGCTACGTTCGCGAACTGCACCAATACGCGCATTATCACCGTAAGGCTTATTTACTGCCATATACTGACCTATTTTGTTTTGTGAATTATTTAATACTGAGGCATTCACATCTAGCCCAAGAGATAATAAAATATTACTTATAATATTAGTTACAAGAATCTTATCTCACTAATTCTCGTTCAAATGTAGTGTTTTCCAAATTAAAACACTACATTTGTTGCATCAATTAAACATATCGCCTGTTTGTTGCAACAAAGTAACTAAAAATGTTTGTGTTACACAAATGAAACAGTCATTTTATTAAAAAATATTCCATGGAATCAACTCTTAATACAGAATTGCTATCATCCATGCTAAAAGATAAGCGTGGAAAGAAGGGATTGAGAACAGTAGCAGAGGAAATAGGAGGAGTTAGTTATGCAACTCTTTCCAGAATTGAGCAGGGAAGAATTCCAGATGTTGATACTTTTGTGAAAATATGTAAATGGTTGGAAGTGTCTACCGATACATTCATTGTTGATGCGGAAAATTTAGGTACTGTATCAACTAAAGATGTAGTAATAGCTCATTTAAGATCAGAAAAAACATTGAGTAAAGAAACTGTAGATATGCTTATCAAGATGGTTGATATAGCGTATAATACTAAATGATTCCGAATTGTGGCAAAGGATAATCTTCTAAAAAGGGGTTTTAAGGCTCAGGCTGAACGGTTGGCTGAGAAATACAGGACGGAATTAGAAATACATGCGTGTGGCTCTCTATGTGCTTTTGCTTTAGCTAAACATTTATCTATTCCTATTTATCCAGCAACGGATTTTCTAGAAAGTGAGACTCATATAGATCTACTTAAGGGTGAAAATGAGATGCCTAGTGAGTGGAGTGCCTTGACAATGCCAACAGCTAAAGGGAATAGAATCATAATTTATAATCCATATCATTCTGACGCACGTCAACAAAGTGACATAATGCATGAGATTGCTCATATTATTTGTAAACATAA
This is a stretch of genomic DNA from uncultured Bacteroides sp.. It encodes these proteins:
- a CDS encoding DUF1573 domain-containing protein, with translation MKKILFFIAMLSLGISYASAQKNAEIKFDKTSHNFGTFSENSPVVSCVFNFTNTGDAPLVIHQAIASCGCTVPNYTKEPVLPGQKGTIKVTYNGAGKYPGHFKKSITLRTNAKTELMRLYIEGDMTAKDTK
- a CDS encoding aldose epimerase family protein translates to MKNEKTQSGLNPKAFHADVNGQLTNLFVLKNRYGMEVCITNYGARVVSVMVPDRDGKMEDVVCGFPNIEEYMNIKQNFGATIGRYIGRILNARFILNGHTYHLLANTGKHCAHGGDPGFAARIWQAEKLDENSLKLTYFSPDGENGFPGNLIVRVFYTITDANELDIRYEATTDKPTVVNLSNHSFFNLSGNFSTTVEDQYLMINADDYTPYDSAKCVTGEILPVKNTPLDFRIPSRIGARIDEDWMQLNITHGYDHNWVLNAKGDNSKLAASLMDEKSGRTLEVYTTEPGLQIYTANGLKGNIVGKKEVAYKKRCAICLETQHFADSPNKPQFPSTTLLPGDTYRSHTVYRFGILND
- the yihA gene encoding ribosome biogenesis GTP-binding protein YihA/YsxC — translated: MEIKSAEFVISNTDIQKCPVGNMPEYAFIGRSNVGKSSLINMLTARKGLAMTSATPGKTMLINHFIINEDWYLVDLPGYGYARRGVKGQEQIRTIIEDYILEREQMTNLFLLIDSRLEAQKIDLEFMEWLGENGIPFSIVFTKTDKLKGGKIRHNINMYLRKLKEQWEELPPHFITSSETRLGRDEILNYIETINESLKHK
- a CDS encoding sodium:solute symporter, yielding MILITIICYFTALLIIARITSKKGGSNAIFFKGENKSPWYVVSFGMIGASISGVTFISVPGMVRGMDMTYMQTVFGFFFGYLVVAHVLLPIYYKLNLTSIYTYLETRIGIRAYRTGSIFFLLSRMLGTAAKLYLVCLILYTYVFQQFAIPFWIIAAGAVTLVWIYTHKSGIRTIVWTDTLQTFCLITALICIIFFTINKLGVNFSEVIQTINESKYSRILVFDDWVSRQNFFKQFISGIFIVIVMTGLDQDMMQKNLSCRNLKEAQKNMYCYGFSFIPLNFLFMCLGILLIALAGKTGIELPAINDEILPMFATQGYLGETVLVLFTIGVVAAAFSNSDSALTAMTTSFCIDILGTEKETEKIARQKRNKVHILFSIILVIFICLFRLFNDKSVIDAIYIIASYTYGPLLGMFSFGLFTKRKTNDYFVPFIAIVSPLLCCLIDYIVKQQTGYQFGYEMLMLNGMLTFAGLWIASIKTKNITN
- the recR gene encoding recombination mediator RecR — encoded protein: MNQQYSSLLLEKAVNEFAKLPGIGKKTAMRLVLHLLRQDASTVEAFGNSIITLKHEVKYCKVCHNISDTEICQICANSQRDASTICVVENIRDVMAVEATQQYKGLYHVLGGVISPMDGVGPGDLQIQSLIDRVSAGGVNEVILALSTTMEGDTTNFFIYRKLEQSRVKLTVIARGISIGDELEYTDEVTLGRSIVNRTSFDGKM
- a CDS encoding GNAT family N-acetyltransferase produces the protein MKKSYLVDDRIFLRAIEPEDLDIIYEMENNPSFWSITNLTVPYSRYVIKEYIANTQSDMFADKQLRLMIVCKEGNKVIGTIDITDYVPLHGRGGVGIAILEEFRNQGLAFDAMNLLCEYAFNFLHMKQLYAHIPSENEASLNLFTSCGFVRSGLLKEWLHTDDNTYADVVLMQYINPNS
- a CDS encoding YqgE/AlgH family protein; amino-acid sequence: MKINTDIFKIESNNVPPARGKILISEPFLLDDTFGRSVILLIDHTNESSMGLVMNKEIPLLLNDVIKDFQDIENIPIYKGGPLATDTLFYLHTFQDLPDALPISKGLFLNGDFDIVKKYILEGNPIKGVIRFFLGYSGWELGQLHQEIEENTWLIGKSDRQSLLSEKTNNLWKKSLIKLGSKYETWSRFPQIPSLN
- a CDS encoding pyridoxal phosphate-dependent aminotransferase produces the protein MNKTPINREFVDKAIHKYEITDFSKATIREVKAIAAEAEANSGIEFIKMEMGVPGLPPSAIGIKAEINALKEGVASLYPDINGLPQLKEEASKFVKAFINVDIEPEGCVPVTGSMQGTFASFLACSQCDEKKDTILFIDPGFPVQKQQLLVMGVKHETFDVYEFRGEKLKEKLESYLKKGNISAIVYSNPNNPSWICLKEKELEIIGQLATQYDTIILEDLAYFAMDFRKDLGTPFKPPYQASVAHYTDNYILLISGSKAFSYAGQRIGVSCISNSLYHRNYPGLTKRYNGGTFGSIFIHRILYALSSGTSHSAQYALAAILKAANNGEYHFLEEVKVYGERARRLKEIFLRHGFHLVYDNDLGNPIADGFYFTIGYPGMTGGELTKELMYYGVSAISLTTTGSQQEGLRACTSFIKDHQYQQLDERMTIFQKNHPIF